Sequence from the Zeugodacus cucurbitae isolate PBARC_wt_2022May chromosome 2, idZeuCucr1.2, whole genome shotgun sequence genome:
tattacaacCCAAATtcacatattatataaataccaTTTTATGATGCTGTCgattatctcaatttttttttacttaaatccGTTTATAGCCATTATCATCACTGCGGACATGAACGATGACAGCACATTACAACTGCTCACGCAGTTGGTGGGCCTGCAACACACCAAAGTGCTGCTCATAGGTGTGGTGGCCCAAGACGTGGCCACGCGGAGAATAATTTCTACAAGAATTTTTCGCACATTAACGGCAGCGCCGAACTAATGTCCAATTTGCTGCTACTCACAGTGCTGAGCGATAAGTATCGCTACTTCTTGAAGGTCGCCTTCGAAGACAACGGCATTGGTTTAGTGCAGAATTTCCGCCATATGCGACGTTGGAAGGCGATGACCAACGATGGCAAGCGGGACGCTGAGGCAGGCATGCTCAATTGGCCAATGCACGTGGATAGCTCCGTTACACGTGCACTGCAAGAGCACGAAGAGGCCATGGCTGCGGAGGCATTCGTGGGTGATAATGAGGAACTGGCCACGACTACCACGAGTACAACAACTATGCGCCCGACGCGTGACACCTTGGCGGCCTTCGATGAGTGTCCACAGCTGAGTGGACTTAATTTCGTTGAGATTTGTCCGAATATCGAGAATATAACGGCACGCTGTGTGCAGTTCTTGCAACAAAATCACAAAGACAATAACAATACTACACGTAACGGCAAATTCTTGCAACAGCTGCGCACATTGCTGAAACAACTCTGTCACATACATCCATTCCAATTTACGAAATTTCATagacttttttcacttttacgaTTTTATAATTACCAGTGTGCGGCAACAGCTAGCGGCGCTGGCCACAAAaccaaattcaagcaaaaaagcaaaatgtgTAAAATGTGTCCCACTGAAAATCGCAACGGAAATGTCGGTGATGACATTGACACGACAGCTGGCGTTATTAGCGCGCAAATGCCCAAGTATGATTTCATAGTATTGGATGTGGTGCATGAAAATGCGGCTGCCAACAATAATAaccacaataataacaacaagagcAGCGTATCCACAAATGCGGCTATGCTTGACTTCAATAGCGGTGTCAAAACTGACATCAATTCAACGGTGGATGCAGTGTCAACAGTATCAATTGACTCAATCAAATGGCGTCCACTGTTGATACTAGAGCAGCATGAAATCAATTCCAACACCTACATTACACATTCAGGCTACGACGAATCGCTGCTGGTCAGCACAGTGCAGCTTTGGCAATGCGGCACTGCTGGACAATTGTGGCCATTTGCATTGGATTGCTTTTGATTATTGTGGCCGCAAGCGTGGCTGCCGGCATATCAATGAGGTAAGTGGCATATTCGCGTTCACAGTATTCAACTGTAATTATATATGCTAATTTTAGATGCAATTAGCTTAATgtgttccatttttttaattaggtGCAAAGTCGAAGCAATTTGTTTGAGGTAGCCTTGTAATTGGTTGCATATGagttaatttaacaaatatattaggtTATCAAATATCtcccgcctttttgtcttttgaatttcgcggctatgtataaagcgctacagagctcataCTGGTAATACTATACAGCTTTGAAAGGTCTTTACATAACCTGCAAAACGACgcaatgcatgattagtttggatattgcgttcaacagttacagACGTGTACACatagagttcactaacgcctAAATTCacgttattttaaagttttccttcgttaaaggcaaatccgctagagaaacgttccgtgagattaatggtgattaattgggggatggtactctatcacttcgaactgcggaggaatggtttcgacgattcagagcaggtgaaaacgacaccatggataagccagccggcggaagacctgtgacgacgaataccgataaaGGCAAACTTGCAAGGatcaggagatgggagttagtcaacaAATCATTTAAACCATctacagaaggctggatacacaaaaacggttgatgtttgggtgccgcatgatttgacgcaaaaaaccttcttggattgacggccaggaaggttttactgtgtgtttggtaggattggaagggaatcaactactatgagctgcttccatatggccagacgcttaattctaccatctactgcgaacaactggagcgcttgaagcaagcgatcgaccagaagcgtccagaattggccaacagaaagggtttagtgttccaccaggacaacgccagaccacacactttgttgatgactcgtcagaagctacgcgAGCTCGGATGGTaggttttattgcatccaccatatagtccggacatagcgccaagtgattaccacctgttcctgtccatggagAACGCCCTTGGGGTGTAAAGGTGAACTCAAAAGAgatgccgtctagatggaatcAGATTATCGAACGTAACGGTGTatgtttgaactaaatccgatcagtgtaacactttttataaagcattgaatgtagagcaaaaaggcggaagggagatatttgccaacctaatataattcgtatattaaaaataacaagttTTAACAAcgaaaaaagtgtattttattCAGGATTGTTAGTAATATATTTCTTAGCTGAATTCAGTGATGTGGAAAGGTATGTAATCTTTCGTTCTCAGAGCTGAAACactgaaaaaataattgttcGATTTCCAACAGATAATTATATCGATTAATTCATTATATTTTGTTAACGATCACTTCATCATACAATACCAATTGAGCAACCCTGCACTATCTGAATATTTCCTCATAATACGATACACTCACTCTAAATTTTAGAACTCAcactattttatttcaaaatattcgtTCATTATGAGTAATAATCCGATGTAGCACCACAACATTCATGTACACATAATTATAATCTTCCACGATTATCATGCCCAGCTAATGTCTGTAAGTAATTGATTATGGCATATTTATTACGCTCTTACCCAATCCTATTGCGAAAGTTGCGCTCGAATTCACTTGCGTTTAACCAAattaaagaattaataaaaaatacacaactACAGCCAGAAGGCCAGTACGGCGatggcaaataaataattaaattagtaaTAGTCCAGAGCTGACTAAATACACTAATGAGCATTCAGTCACTATTGTGAATGGATGAAAGCGCTAAACAAGTGCCGTAGGCGTAAATGTAGCATAATAACGAGCTGGAATTGAAGGGCGTCAAAGTCACTACAGCATTAACACTTAATTGTATCGTAATAAATAAACGTATTTCAGCAAAGTCATGACTTTCAAAGTCGAGACTCAACTAAGTTGTTCTTCACTTCTCAAACCAGCTCAGCAAATTTGCAGAACTTTTGGTGTGGTTTCTTCAATATCTTGCGCACTGATTATGCGAATTTGTTCTAATTCTAATTGAGGAATTTGACTTGAAACGCTGAATTGGAAGACGGTTTCGACGGGTGAATTTATAATATAGTAATAAAAGCGAAAAGTTTTGAGTTTTGAAAACatcaaacattaattttataagGTGCATTGTTTCTTGCCGAAACTCAAGTCAATGATATTCGACAACTATCAGTAAATTGTTCACATCAGAACATTACAGAAAAGTTCTGATATATTGCTAAATTCATAGATACCATATAAAACAGAAACACCTTTGGCAATATATAAAGCGCTGCACGaagctttaaaaataacaccaattaaatgaaattaagctCTATATATACACGTATCCGTATACAACAtccatgttgcatgttgctgcATATTTTATACGTGTAAACATCTCACATGCAACTGTGTTTGAACATGTGCAACATCTGCAGTAAGTATTTGTAAATACGCGTGCTCCACGCACATCAGTATGACACAAGCGCTTGCCTGCACCCACATGGGTATACTGAAATGTGTAAACTTTCGGATTTTATTAGCGTAAAAATTGACACGAGTATACGCACTACGCTGAAATTGGCAGTAAAACTTTGTTTAATCGccacaaaaaataatagttaGTGCGAAATCAGTGGGAAGAGTTTTGAGTTGGCGATTATTCCGCGCAATTCGACGCAATTCAGCGAATATTACGCAGGATAAAGTTGATATCAaacaattttggttttttatattacagttatttgtttGACTTGAATTTGAGATCAACATTTCAAGTCGGTcgaaatgatttttaaattttgatgagTAACAATTGGCACGATATTTATTGGCGGCTtctaaaaaaagtgaattttccagaatttttcctgagaaaactttttaatttattgatccaaaaatttatacacatattatggtatcttttaactgtattttaagacttagtactagtaaaaatagctcctctcaaaaaagacgttttgcggtgaccactatatctcggaactggatcatatgaaattaaaaaaccaaacagatttcgttgaaataatgttaaatctagtaattaatcgaaggaataagcaaaataaaaaattttgacaaaatggcggtttctcaaaaaaaaaaatcgattcttcaccgaaatttcggccttaaattgtttataaaaaaaatatttatcgcagagaaaaaatcttcgattaattactaaaaaatatatttataatataacacGATGTTAATGTTGCACAGAAACACACGAATATCATTGCAAACGACAGGTTAATGTTTAGGAACAAAGTCTCGAGTGCAAGATACAATGGCTCAGCGCTCGTATTCGCGCCGCACTCTCAAGTGGATggcagttattttttttaagatattttagtACAACCACAAAGTGTAGATAATGTTTACTTGAATGCttacttaatacatatttttggttaGCCTTACTAATAAAAGGAGCAGCTGAAATTATGTGACCGCAGCTTAAGTTCCGCGCTAATTATCCAATTATTTGTATACTTTCAGGAATTACTTTCTGCGTAAGCGCCTCTCGAAAGGATCCAATAAAATTGTTCTCTCCGCTGATGACTTTGTCTTTCCAGTCGACTCACGTAGGGTGAGTAAAGCTCTTATTTACTATGTTTATGGCGGCTTAAAATGCTTGAGATATACACTTTGCGTAAAATTTGATATTGTGGCGGGTTAAATGGGTTTAAATCTGCATTTAcgtataaaaaattagaacttTTCCTGCCTATAATACGAAAAACATCTAGTGCTTAATAGCAATATCGAATTTTCGAAGACCTTTCAAAGTAATATCTTCTTATAGTACATTATATTTGGAAATCTTAGATATCCATAATATTCTAACTTGTATAAATTCCTTAATATAGCAGTAATATATACTCCTGACTATTATTTTCTCTTAATTCTCATGAGAATTCGACAGACACCAAAGAACTTTTTTAATCTTCTTGTCCTCTGAAAGACAAGCTTTGTTGAGCTGTTATTCACCTCTTGGTATTTGTTCTTTATTCCATCCATGCCTCAAGTTAACTTTTCTAAGTTAACTTAACTAACTCTTCGACTTGATTTCCTCAAACCCTAAAAAGTCCCACACAACCGAAACTTGCATTTGAATTGAAACCTGTTCAAAGATGGATCTGTTAATATTGGCAAAACATCTCCTTCAGTTATTTTGTTGCTCAGTTATCTGAAAAGGTCTTGACTTTATAAAGTGACTGTCCTTAGTTTCGATGATAACGGTTTAATACTATTCTAGGCCCTCGTGAGTGGAACCACGTTCAACTTTGAGAATGGAGCGAGAAGTCGGAAGCTCTTTAATTCCAAATCATGTCTCATCTACTTCttcgaaattcattaaaaaatctacTCATTCATATGGATGAGTTTATAGAATCACGGTttagatttatttgaaaaattcttgcaCGAAACATGAACTTAAATAAATTCCATCAGATTCTTCTTAAGAGCAGTTAATCGTTTTTGGGGAAAATATCTTTTgaatttgattattattattgagtAGCGACAGTTGTAATTTTGAGGGGTTGGCAGGCTTTAGACGCATAAAAATCTAGCCCGATCCTATTATGTAAATCGGACTACTGGGCGAACTGATTTCGAATTCACATTTGTTAAGAGTCTATTTGCTTCAAACCGTTAGTGCCAAATTagaagttttccaaaaaaaggtcAAATAGCTCAACAACTTCCCTTTCTAATTTGATGTTGCGTAAAATTTATCGATGGCAGAAAGCTTTTATGCCCACTCTTTTTAATTAGGTCGATGAGGGCATCGAAGCGATGCTTTGTTGTTTGCTGCACCATCTACAAGAGTTCGGTGGCCCCGAAGTTGACAAGCCTGATTTGCTCAAAGGTTCAATTGGTTCGCTAAAAAATCTTGGCCTAATTATACCGGGTGCCGGCACAGCCACCGCAGCAGGTGGTGTAGCCACAGCGAATGGCGGCAAAGGGACATCGGGCACGAATAGCTTAGCGCGTCACAATCCAGCGCTCCTAGACATGCGTGCACGCTACAATGGTGATTTGGTGCAACTGAAAGAGATACCCTTGACGGATTTGGTGCGCGGTATGCGCTATCTGCACACCTCACACCTGCGCGTGTACGGCACATTAACGTCTCGCAATTATGTTATGGAGTAGTTGGGTACTGAAAATAACCGATTATGTTCTGCCATCATTCTATGAAGCGCAGAACCTGCTGCCACCCACACGCACCTCTAAGGAACTTCTGTGGACAGCGCCGAAATTGTTGCATTCAATGAAAACCAATCATCATCACCATGGCCGCGTATTGGGAACACAAATGGGTGACGTCTATTCGTTTGGCATCATCATGCAGGAGGTGGTGGTACGCGGCGAGCCCTACTGTATACTGTCGCTATCGCCGGACGAAATAATAGCGAAGATTAAAAAGCCAAAGCCACTGATACGGCCATCCGTTTCGAAGGGGGCAGAACCACCAGAGGCCATCAACATTATGCGTCATTGCTGGGCTGAACAGCCGGACATGCGGCCCGTCTTTAATACGTAAGTACAACACAAcgatctatatatacatacataactgccCATCTGGCTTAGTGAACAGTAAGGGAGGCCTATAAATATACTTTGTGGCATTCTGCCTATATTGGTTTTATGTATGCTATGTTTCactttctatttatttactttgcctTTTTTCTTCACCTTTTTACCGCGCTGAGGCATTACTTTGCCCGCCGGCTGTTGATGACAACCTTAATGATGTGCCAATATTCTAATAATATTCTTCGTTTGCTGTTAAAATTTATCAGCGCTTACGAACGCTTAAAATGCTCAATCACGGACGTAAGGTGAATTTCGTCGACACAATGTTTCAAATGCTCGAAAAGTA
This genomic interval carries:
- the LOC128919949 gene encoding LOW QUALITY PROTEIN: uncharacterized protein LOC128919949 (The sequence of the model RefSeq protein was modified relative to this genomic sequence to represent the inferred CDS: inserted 1 base in 1 codon) — translated: MSNLLLLTVLSDKYRYFLKVAFEDNGIGLVQNFRHMRRWKAMTNDGKRDAEAGMLNWPMHVDSSVTRALQEHEEAMAAEAFVGDNEELATTTTSTTTMRPTRDTLAAFDECPQLSGLNFVEICPNIENITARCVQFLQQNHKDNNNTTRNGKFLQQLRTLLKQLCHIHPFQFTKFHRLFSLLRFYNYQCAATASGAGHKTKFKQKSKMCKMCPTENRNGNVGDDIDTTAGVISAQMPKYDFIVLDVVHENAAANNNNHNNNNKSSVSTNAAMLDFNSGVKTDINSTVDAVSTVSIDSIKWRPLLILEQHEINSNTYITHSGYDESLLVSTVQLWQCGXCWTIVAICIGLLLIIVAASVAAGISMRNYFLRKRLSKGSNKIVLSADDFVFPVDSRRVDEGIEAMLCCLLHHLQEFGGPEVDKPDLLKGSIGSLKNLGLIIPGAGTATAAGGVATANGGKGTSGTNSLARHNPALLDMRARYNGDLVQLKEIPLTDLVRGMRYLHTSHLRVYGTLTSRNYVME